A stretch of the Papaver somniferum cultivar HN1 chromosome 6, ASM357369v1, whole genome shotgun sequence genome encodes the following:
- the LOC113288965 gene encoding GDSL esterase/lipase EXL3-like — MVSFSSTNSIFLTLFSICTLVQLIESIPVITLPPNIKVPAVLVFGDSIVDPGNNNDLATLAKSNYPPYGRDFMGGKATGRFSNGKIPSDLIVQALRIKEYLPAYLDPSLKPADLLTGVSFASGAAGYDPLTSKLAMALSMEKQMDLFKEYLAKVTAAGGEEKAKSILSESVYLVVAGSDDLANTYYLSRLRNNYDIPAYTDLMVQGASSFIQGLYDMGARRIGVFSAAPIGCLPSQRTLAGGKARNCVENYNEAAQLFNSKLSSELDKLTSGFVHGRAVYVDIYNPLQGLIDHPHKYGFEEVTKGCCGTGTIESTVLCNELNPFTCDDVSKYVFWDSYHPTERAYEILFGPIVEKYVNSFVCDNSAC, encoded by the exons ATGgtttcattttcttcaacaaacAGTATTTTTCTTACTCTATTCTCTATCTGCACTCTGGTTCAGCTGATCGAATCAATTCCTGTTATTACTTTACCTCCGAATATTAAAGTTCCAGCAGTTCTTGTGTTCGGAGACTCCATAGTTGATCCAGGGAATAATAACGACTTAGCTACACTCGCAAAGAGTAACTACCCACCTTATGGGAGAGATTTCATGGGTGGAAAAGCAACCGGAAGATTTAGCAATGGCAAAATCCCCAGTGACTTGATAG TTCAAGCGTTGCGAATTAAGGAATATCTACCAGCTTATCTCGACCCTTCTCTGAAACCAGCTGATCTCCTTACTGGTGTAAGCTTTGCATCTGGTGCCGCCGGATATGATCCACTTACCTCTAAACTCGCG ATGGCTTTAAGCATGGAGAAACAAATGGATTTATTCAAAGAATACTTAGCTAAAGTTACAGCCGCCGGAGGAGAAGAGAAAGCTAAGAGTATTTTATCAGAGAGTGTGTACCTGGTTGTTGCAGGAAGTGACGACCTTGCCAATACCTACTACCTTTCAAGATTAAGAAATAATTACGATATCCCAGCCTATACTGATCTTATGGTACAAGGAGCCTCCAGTTTTATTCAG GGACTGTACGATATGGGAGCAAGGAGAATTGGAGTTTTCAGTGCAGCGCCAATAGGATGCCTGCCATCCCAGAGAACATTAGCCGGAGGCAAAGCGAGAAACTGCGTAGAAAACTATAACGAAGCTGCTCAGCTTTTCAACTCAAAGCTGTCTTCAGAACTTGACAAACTCACTTCTGGGTTTGTACATGGGAGAGCTGTGTATGTTGATATCTACAATCCACTCCAAGGACTTATCGACCATCCTCACAAATACG GTTTTGAGGAGGTAACAAAAGGATGCTGTGGAACAGGAACGATAGAATCGACTGTCCTGTGTAACGAGCTAAACCCATTTACTTGTGACGATGTCTCTAAATATGTATTTTGGGACAGTTACCATCCCACAGAGAGAGCTTACGAAATACTTTTCGGACCCATCGTCGAGAAATACGTCAACAGCTTCGTCTGTGACAACTCCGCATGCTAA